A single window of Archangium gephyra DNA harbors:
- a CDS encoding OmpA/MotB family protein — translation MGKRLLAPLCAFVLATGCVPQGKYDVAMQKAQTLDEQLQEEKGARAAADAKVRQLEEQVKGLEEKVSGLEQDKAALSTRLNTAEARLTAGAAERRALEQKNAELSALNEELASSRRKLAEAKEALEKRSAEYESLAKSLEKEISEGKIELSELRGRMTVNLKDKILFASGSARVGKEGLEALAKIAEALKGVQGKIIRVEGHTDDVPTDPKGPFPSNWELSLARSMAVVRSLQDAGVDPTVLSAAGYGPYQPIAPNDSPENRSLNRRIEIVLAPGVATGGR, via the coding sequence ATGGGGAAGAGGCTGCTGGCACCACTGTGCGCCTTCGTGCTCGCCACGGGGTGCGTGCCGCAGGGCAAGTACGACGTGGCGATGCAGAAGGCCCAGACACTCGACGAGCAGCTGCAGGAGGAGAAGGGGGCCCGGGCGGCGGCGGACGCGAAGGTGCGCCAGCTGGAGGAGCAGGTGAAGGGGCTGGAGGAGAAGGTGTCGGGGCTGGAGCAGGACAAGGCGGCGCTGAGCACGCGCCTGAACACAGCGGAGGCGCGGCTGACGGCGGGGGCGGCCGAGCGCCGGGCATTGGAGCAGAAGAACGCGGAGCTCTCGGCGCTCAACGAGGAGCTGGCCAGCTCCCGGCGCAAGCTGGCCGAGGCGAAGGAGGCACTGGAGAAGCGGAGCGCCGAGTACGAGAGCCTCGCCAAGAGCCTGGAGAAGGAGATCTCCGAGGGGAAGATCGAGCTGTCGGAGCTGCGGGGCCGGATGACGGTGAACCTGAAGGACAAGATCCTGTTCGCCTCGGGCTCGGCGCGGGTGGGCAAGGAGGGGCTGGAGGCGCTGGCGAAGATCGCGGAGGCGCTCAAGGGAGTGCAGGGGAAGATCATCCGGGTGGAGGGACACACGGACGACGTGCCCACGGACCCGAAGGGGCCGTTCCCGTCGAACTGGGAGCTGAGCCTGGCGCGGTCGATGGCGGTGGTGCGCTCGCTGCAGGACGCGGGGGTGGACCCCACGGTGCTGTCGGCGGCGGGCTATGGCCCGTACCAGCCCATCGCGCCCAACGACTCGCCGGAGAACCGCAGCCTCAACCGGCGCATCGAGATCGTCCTGGCGCCCGGCGTGGCCACGGGCGGACGCTGA